A genomic region of Porticoccaceae bacterium LTM1 contains the following coding sequences:
- a CDS encoding translocation/assembly module TamB domain-containing protein, which produces MTEVIRAGLVKKALTILAWVLAGLLVIVVAAIFWLLGTEAGARTGLDLAQKAQPQLKVGNTSGTLWRGLNIDTLQWQDSQISLDARQLQMRWDFSNLLDRDITIELFQIGSVTVTLAETDEQSEPSTIIAVPEVKLPWTISINRFALNDIKIIRQQPLVQNAKLTGDNWHFSGSQLRFESLQYVLEGLTGEVNGELNLTENYPLDIQVQSSLPSDLPPVSVTLNGDLSTLKWQIESWGKFELATQGQVNVLDPLLPLTATLKTQQPFDYPFQSTDFYFAAVGASISGNLDGLDVDLESRFTHSQWPGEHVVSAKALVSRQQAELYELVLQLPDGLLKADGLVDYDNDLSANLAVTVQNLRPSLFIPHLTGTVSGQLTVLYQGNENSSLEKTPKATVHISDLDGTLQGKPVKGKGSIVWVPSALTVDELKLTHGNALIEANGQMPSKLNWQVQLPNVSAYLPEVEGAVSAKGYISGNLQNPTLQVSVNTKGVRWGEYQLSDGQLGLLRHSGKKLPDSVSLNLKSLTLGSGLVLNTVALDTNGNSLKLALNADPDLFYKLGCKFNLSDDQQKLALDCEEMQLSFPDTTEGLQATWGLSSPLTANINFADSTGKLSAWTLSNVDNPVEKLGIQEPISWSADNLSAVSLSGERLPLEWVNYALAQRVDVRGHWSLNLEMAPWDFQAQPTFHAGLLSEQSQWLWSVNPQRKMTFDLQNLTANVALENGKLSSDWKLISKQLGAMRGELTRTESLLSGKIISEGIQLQPVQWFVPQLKTLEGEVNTDIQFSLENNKELMIYGGASMQTSSLEITDSPVRVQTVSLTTNFSGRQATVNGEVGTDSGGLNLTGTADWRDVEQWQSKINIKANQLTVEPAFNNRVTLSTDLTLNIKPEQIALSGEVNVPHARLSIRKIPTTAIGVSDDTVIVGQQQQVESPLNITTDLKVALGKDVQFQGVGLFSKLNGSLRIRQRGEQPIRADGVVSLSDARYKAYGQDLSVKEGKMIFAGSLSNPDVLVRAVRTYTEDDVEVGVLVQGPVKHPELSLFSNPAMSESNRLSYLLTGRASDSEDGASGNALTQAAVALGLQSGNAIAQELASGVGIRDFSMGASAGENGQEAQMSGYIGPNLYLKYGYSLFEKIGAITARYNLTEALFLELYSGRRKSVDLFWRINRNRKGNK; this is translated from the coding sequence GTGACAGAAGTAATACGTGCAGGACTGGTCAAAAAAGCACTGACAATTCTTGCGTGGGTATTGGCGGGGCTGTTGGTAATTGTTGTAGCGGCAATTTTCTGGTTGCTGGGTACAGAAGCCGGTGCTCGTACCGGTCTTGATTTGGCACAAAAAGCTCAGCCGCAGCTTAAGGTTGGCAATACATCTGGCACGCTCTGGCGTGGACTTAATATTGATACACTGCAATGGCAGGATTCGCAAATTTCCCTGGACGCCAGGCAACTGCAAATGCGCTGGGATTTTTCCAATTTGTTGGATCGCGATATCACCATTGAGCTTTTTCAGATTGGCAGCGTGACTGTTACTTTGGCCGAAACTGATGAGCAATCTGAGCCTTCAACTATCATTGCAGTACCGGAAGTAAAGCTGCCGTGGACAATCTCAATTAATCGCTTTGCGCTTAATGACATCAAGATTATTCGGCAACAGCCGCTTGTCCAAAATGCAAAACTGACCGGAGATAACTGGCACTTTTCCGGAAGTCAGCTTCGCTTTGAGTCATTGCAGTATGTATTGGAAGGTCTTACTGGTGAAGTAAACGGTGAGCTGAACCTGACTGAAAACTACCCCCTCGATATTCAGGTGCAATCTTCCTTGCCGTCGGATTTGCCTCCGGTTTCCGTTACGCTGAATGGGGATTTGTCTACACTTAAATGGCAAATAGAGTCTTGGGGCAAATTTGAACTTGCCACACAGGGACAAGTAAATGTCCTTGATCCATTACTGCCGTTGACGGCAACACTGAAAACCCAACAACCGTTTGATTACCCTTTTCAGAGTACAGACTTTTACTTTGCCGCTGTGGGTGCTTCGATATCTGGCAATCTGGACGGATTGGATGTTGACCTTGAGTCCAGGTTTACCCACAGCCAATGGCCGGGTGAACATGTGGTGTCTGCCAAGGCTCTGGTATCCCGGCAGCAGGCGGAACTTTATGAATTGGTACTGCAACTGCCAGATGGCTTATTGAAGGCAGACGGGTTAGTAGATTACGACAATGACTTGTCGGCAAACCTGGCAGTGACTGTTCAAAACCTGCGGCCGTCATTATTTATTCCGCATCTGACTGGAACCGTATCCGGGCAGTTAACGGTTTTATACCAGGGAAATGAAAACTCCTCTCTTGAAAAAACGCCCAAAGCAACGGTTCATATTTCCGACCTCGATGGAACCCTGCAAGGCAAGCCGGTGAAAGGCAAAGGCTCGATTGTATGGGTGCCATCGGCACTAACAGTGGATGAGCTGAAATTAACCCACGGTAATGCATTGATAGAAGCCAATGGCCAGATGCCGTCCAAACTGAACTGGCAGGTGCAGTTGCCCAATGTGTCAGCCTACCTGCCAGAAGTGGAGGGTGCAGTTTCAGCCAAGGGATATATTTCCGGGAACCTTCAGAATCCGACATTGCAGGTAAGCGTCAATACCAAAGGGGTGAGGTGGGGCGAGTACCAGCTTTCCGATGGCCAGCTGGGTTTGCTGCGTCACTCAGGTAAAAAGCTGCCAGACTCTGTGAGTCTCAACCTTAAGTCTTTAACGCTTGGTAGTGGCCTGGTCCTGAATACAGTCGCTCTTGATACCAATGGCAATAGCCTGAAATTAGCACTGAATGCTGACCCGGATCTGTTTTACAAGCTGGGCTGTAAATTCAATCTTAGCGATGATCAGCAGAAGCTGGCACTGGATTGTGAAGAGATGCAGCTTTCTTTCCCCGATACCACAGAGGGGCTGCAAGCCACTTGGGGTTTGTCCTCACCGTTAACCGCAAACATTAATTTTGCTGACAGTACCGGTAAGCTCAGTGCCTGGACATTGAGCAATGTTGATAATCCTGTTGAGAAACTCGGTATTCAAGAGCCGATAAGCTGGAGTGCAGATAATTTGTCTGCCGTTTCCCTTAGTGGTGAAAGGTTGCCGCTGGAATGGGTTAATTATGCGCTGGCTCAGCGGGTAGATGTCAGAGGTCATTGGTCGTTAAATCTTGAAATGGCGCCTTGGGATTTTCAGGCCCAACCTACATTTCATGCCGGATTACTCAGCGAGCAAAGCCAGTGGTTATGGTCGGTGAATCCACAGCGGAAAATGACTTTTGATCTGCAAAACCTCACGGCTAATGTGGCATTGGAAAATGGCAAGCTGAGCAGTGACTGGAAATTGATTTCCAAACAACTGGGTGCAATGCGCGGCGAGCTGACTCGGACGGAATCGTTGCTAAGTGGAAAAATAATCAGCGAAGGTATTCAGCTGCAACCGGTACAGTGGTTTGTGCCGCAATTAAAAACACTGGAAGGTGAGGTTAATACCGACATTCAATTCAGTTTGGAAAACAACAAGGAATTGATGATTTATGGCGGGGCATCCATGCAGACAAGCAGCCTCGAAATCACCGATTCCCCGGTTAGAGTGCAAACGGTAAGCCTGACTACCAATTTCAGCGGTCGTCAAGCGACAGTCAATGGCGAAGTAGGAACCGATAGCGGTGGGCTGAATTTAACAGGGACAGCCGATTGGCGAGATGTCGAGCAGTGGCAATCAAAGATCAATATCAAGGCTAATCAGCTGACCGTTGAGCCAGCGTTTAATAATCGAGTGACCCTGTCCACTGACCTGACGTTGAATATTAAACCTGAGCAGATTGCGTTAAGTGGTGAAGTGAATGTCCCCCATGCGCGATTGAGCATTCGTAAAATTCCGACAACCGCGATTGGAGTCTCCGATGATACTGTGATTGTTGGCCAGCAACAGCAGGTTGAATCGCCACTGAATATCACCACTGACTTGAAAGTTGCTTTGGGCAAAGATGTCCAATTTCAGGGCGTTGGTCTGTTCAGCAAATTAAATGGTTCGCTGCGTATTCGACAGCGGGGTGAGCAACCCATTCGAGCCGACGGCGTGGTGAGTTTATCCGATGCCCGTTATAAGGCTTACGGGCAGGACCTGTCGGTAAAAGAGGGCAAGATGATTTTTGCCGGCTCATTGAGTAACCCTGATGTTTTGGTACGTGCCGTTCGCACCTATACCGAAGATGATGTTGAAGTGGGTGTGTTGGTTCAGGGGCCGGTAAAGCATCCGGAGTTGTCGCTGTTTTCCAATCCTGCTATGTCAGAAAGTAACCGCCTGAGTTATCTACTCACCGGACGAGCTTCCGACAGCGAGGATGGCGCCAGTGGCAACGCCTTGACTCAAGCCGCTGTAGCTTTGGGGTTACAGTCTGGTAATGCCATTGCCCAGGAGTTGGCTTCGGGGGTAGGGATACGGGACTTTAGCATGGGGGCAAGTGCGGGAGAAAATGGCCAGGAAGCACAGATGAGCGGCTATATCGGTCCCAACCTTTATTTGAAATATGGTTACAGCCTGTTTGAAAAAATTGGCGCCATCACTGCTCGCTATAACCTTACTGAAGCGTTGTTTCTGGAGTTATACAGCGGGCGACGTAAGTCGGTTGATCTGTTCTGGCGGATTAATCGAAATAGAAAAGGGAATAAATAA
- a CDS encoding autotransporter assembly complex family protein, with protein sequence MARSRVIKPTVSSGHLTGLLNKSFKNILGAICLLFYVHCSAQDITLVVNGIDGPLKQNVIATLKGLTVEEASSAYFERTLSQQLNASLQALGYYQAKHQWRLENNRLIIDVIPGRPVVWAAPQIQVSGPGESLPELLAAQKKHPFVIGQVINHSLYEQFKEELLDACLRNGYQQAKFTESQLLIDLQSGNAKANLFLQTGPRFKVGAVNYHGTVINDRVIEQLLVAHSDQWYSRELVSRQYKSLLDSGYFSGVVVYPELVADSQVVNVDIRLEDEPKDRYLLGVGASTDTGARLQLNWEKPIVNRLGHSLSVDSEFSSPLTSLSSTYRIPRKHPLNDYYEWVTGWQDKFVEDTDSRLITTGFNWQLDRSGWNRTLGINLEHEQYQQGEEPEQSTTYILPNASWTLSRKVANSRDTYKAWFSTQASTTALGSETDFIRVETGLKYLLHWNQRHAWAMRAEVGEVFSGNFDEVPSSKRFFAGGDQSIRGFGFETISPRNEDGDLIGGNKLITASLEHRWRFTEQWELAGFVDGGKAFNNSTEEFHIGAGIGLRWLLPVGAVGLDLAVPVGDDEFSGLQVHFYMGPAL encoded by the coding sequence TTGGCAAGGAGTCGAGTCATCAAACCAACAGTCTCAAGCGGTCATCTAACTGGCTTGCTGAATAAATCCTTCAAAAATATTTTGGGGGCTATTTGTCTGCTGTTCTATGTTCACTGTTCGGCGCAGGACATAACGCTGGTGGTGAACGGTATTGATGGCCCACTGAAACAAAATGTAATTGCCACGCTGAAAGGTTTGACCGTCGAAGAGGCTTCCAGTGCCTATTTTGAACGCACGTTAAGTCAACAGTTAAATGCCAGCTTGCAAGCACTTGGGTACTATCAGGCCAAACACCAATGGCGACTGGAAAATAATCGCCTTATCATTGATGTGATACCGGGAAGACCGGTAGTGTGGGCGGCCCCTCAAATTCAGGTCTCAGGACCGGGCGAATCGCTACCGGAGTTACTGGCAGCACAAAAAAAACATCCCTTTGTGATTGGTCAGGTGATCAATCACAGTCTTTATGAGCAATTCAAAGAAGAGCTGCTGGATGCCTGCCTTCGCAATGGGTATCAACAGGCGAAATTCACTGAGAGTCAGTTGCTGATTGATTTGCAAAGCGGTAATGCAAAAGCCAATTTATTTCTGCAGACCGGTCCGCGTTTTAAAGTTGGTGCAGTCAACTACCATGGCACAGTTATCAACGATCGAGTGATTGAGCAGCTGCTGGTGGCTCATTCAGATCAGTGGTATTCCCGAGAGCTGGTCTCGCGTCAGTATAAGTCGCTGCTGGACAGCGGTTATTTTTCAGGTGTGGTGGTGTACCCGGAGTTGGTTGCTGATAGCCAGGTGGTGAATGTAGATATTCGCCTTGAGGATGAACCCAAGGATCGCTACCTATTGGGAGTTGGTGCCAGTACAGACACCGGTGCCCGACTGCAGTTGAATTGGGAAAAGCCGATTGTGAATCGCCTTGGTCACAGCCTGAGTGTAGACAGTGAATTTTCGTCTCCGTTAACCAGCCTCAGCAGCACTTACCGAATACCGAGAAAGCACCCGTTGAACGATTATTATGAATGGGTAACAGGCTGGCAGGATAAATTTGTTGAGGACACAGACAGTAGATTGATAACCACCGGCTTCAACTGGCAACTGGATCGCAGTGGTTGGAATCGTACATTGGGGATTAACCTCGAACATGAACAGTACCAACAAGGTGAAGAGCCAGAGCAGTCTACTACCTATATTCTGCCCAACGCATCCTGGACTTTGAGCCGCAAAGTAGCTAACAGCCGTGATACCTATAAAGCCTGGTTCAGCACACAAGCAAGTACTACAGCCCTGGGATCGGAGACTGACTTTATTAGGGTTGAAACGGGCCTTAAATACCTGTTGCACTGGAATCAGCGACATGCCTGGGCAATGCGCGCTGAAGTGGGTGAGGTATTTTCCGGTAATTTTGATGAAGTACCGTCTTCAAAACGTTTCTTTGCTGGTGGTGACCAGAGTATTCGCGGTTTTGGCTTTGAAACTATTTCTCCACGTAACGAAGACGGCGACTTGATAGGGGGTAATAAACTGATTACTGCCAGCCTGGAACATCGCTGGCGCTTTACTGAGCAGTGGGAGCTAGCCGGTTTTGTCGATGGCGGTAAAGCCTTTAATAACAGTACTGAAGAGTTTCATATTGGCGCCGGTATCGGTTTGCGCTGGTTGCTTCCAGTTGGCGCTGTCGGCTTGGATCTGGCGGTGCCTGTAGGGGATGACGAATTCAGTGGGCTGCAGGTGCACTTCTACATGGGGCCAGCACTGTGA
- the nhaA gene encoding Na+/H+ antiporter NhaA, with product MHEQDLDKLVGRKGKVFRARWERAFDRIMTPFEEFIHRQTTSGVLLMICAVVALIIANSSLAPYYEALLSKYAGITFGDGGLKMSVLHWVNDGLMAFFFFHVGLELKREFMVGELSDFKHASLPILAAIGGMVVPALIYFAINPNGDAQHGWGIPMATDIAFAVGTCALLGKRVPHSLIAFLVALAIVDDLGAIAIIALFYTNEIHQLSLLWATGLTLFLWILNWWGVRNPIPYLLVGAGIWVQLHHAGIHATLAGVITAFAVPAKPKYNPEAFSAQVKNLVRRFDGSYRPGENVLRNERMRAYVRALGDGSRLAEAPLQRIESGLHLPVTYIVIPIFALANAGISFEVFTAGDGVFNNITIGVALGLVVGKLIGISGATWLGWKLGLGKLPHGCNFIHIIGVGFLGGIGFTMSIFISELAFSGSPNLVLAKGGVLIASLIAGISGYICLRKAAAKSKEAKAKPEENVAE from the coding sequence GTGCACGAACAGGACCTGGACAAACTGGTGGGACGCAAGGGCAAGGTCTTCAGGGCACGATGGGAACGTGCTTTTGATCGCATCATGACCCCCTTTGAGGAATTTATTCATCGCCAAACCACCAGTGGTGTGCTGCTGATGATCTGTGCGGTGGTCGCACTGATTATTGCCAACAGCAGCCTGGCCCCCTACTACGAAGCCCTGTTAAGCAAATACGCCGGCATCACCTTTGGAGATGGCGGCCTGAAAATGTCGGTGCTGCACTGGGTTAATGACGGCCTGATGGCGTTTTTCTTCTTTCACGTTGGCCTTGAGCTGAAACGCGAGTTTATGGTCGGCGAACTCTCCGATTTCAAGCACGCCTCTCTTCCCATCCTTGCTGCCATCGGAGGTATGGTAGTTCCGGCTCTTATCTACTTTGCCATCAACCCCAATGGCGATGCACAGCATGGCTGGGGAATCCCTATGGCTACCGATATTGCCTTTGCCGTGGGCACATGCGCCCTGCTCGGCAAACGGGTACCACACAGCCTGATCGCTTTTCTGGTGGCACTGGCCATCGTCGATGACCTGGGCGCCATTGCCATTATTGCCCTGTTCTACACCAATGAAATCCACCAGCTTTCCCTACTGTGGGCCACTGGTCTGACTCTGTTTTTGTGGATATTGAATTGGTGGGGTGTCCGCAACCCCATTCCTTATCTGTTGGTTGGTGCAGGAATCTGGGTGCAATTACACCACGCCGGTATTCACGCCACGCTGGCCGGCGTAATCACCGCTTTCGCAGTGCCCGCAAAACCCAAGTACAACCCGGAAGCCTTCAGTGCCCAGGTCAAGAATCTGGTTCGACGCTTCGACGGCAGTTACCGCCCAGGTGAGAATGTGCTTCGCAATGAGCGAATGCGCGCCTATGTGAGAGCACTGGGAGATGGAAGTCGACTGGCGGAGGCACCGCTGCAACGTATTGAATCGGGACTGCACCTGCCGGTTACCTATATTGTGATTCCTATCTTTGCCCTGGCCAATGCCGGTATTTCGTTTGAAGTGTTTACAGCTGGCGATGGCGTTTTCAACAACATCACCATTGGTGTGGCCTTAGGCCTGGTAGTCGGCAAATTGATCGGTATTTCCGGTGCGACCTGGCTGGGCTGGAAACTCGGACTGGGCAAACTCCCCCACGGCTGCAACTTTATTCACATTATCGGGGTGGGCTTTCTGGGCGGAATCGGCTTTACCATGTCCATTTTCATCTCAGAGCTGGCCTTTTCGGGAAGCCCGAATCTGGTGCTGGCTAAAGGGGGAGTCTTGATAGCCTCTTTGATTGCCGGTATTTCCGGTTACATCTGTTTGCGCAAAGCCGCCGCCAAATCCAAGGAGGCCAAAGCCAAGCCTGAGGAGAATGTCGCGGAGTAG
- a CDS encoding polyhydroxyalkanoic acid system family protein: protein MSRIQITRPHSLNEQELRSLGEKLAEKLVSRLGGQCQWQGNRFVYQQSGVNAQVDLNPSEVVVDVKLGMLMGAFTGTVESEINRVLDQYL, encoded by the coding sequence GTGTCCAGAATTCAAATTACCCGCCCACATTCACTCAATGAGCAAGAACTGCGATCTTTGGGTGAAAAACTTGCCGAAAAGCTGGTTTCCCGCCTTGGGGGACAGTGCCAATGGCAGGGCAATAGATTTGTCTACCAGCAGTCAGGAGTAAACGCCCAAGTCGATTTGAATCCATCTGAGGTGGTTGTTGATGTCAAATTGGGGATGTTGATGGGTGCTTTTACCGGCACAGTCGAAAGTGAAATAAACCGTGTTCTCGACCAGTATCTATAG
- a CDS encoding RDD family protein — protein sequence MNQTTENQIDFSALPAAGLGRRIASIVYDLLLLAAISLGYALVIFVIRMVTEGAPEQGQMMASPNPSVQFVIMVGWWFTLASYFNWCWKKRGQTLAMKTWRLRLQQSDGSLATAKQRWNRCLIAPVSIVSVVGLLWCLFDKEGLSLHDRINGTRVVLLPKKIN from the coding sequence TTGAACCAAACCACTGAAAACCAGATAGATTTTTCCGCTCTACCAGCAGCAGGGCTGGGCCGTCGAATCGCTTCCATTGTGTACGATCTGCTACTACTGGCTGCAATCTCGCTGGGATATGCCCTTGTGATTTTTGTAATTCGTATGGTTACCGAAGGAGCACCAGAACAGGGTCAGATGATGGCGTCCCCTAACCCTTCAGTACAGTTCGTGATCATGGTTGGCTGGTGGTTCACATTAGCAAGCTACTTTAACTGGTGCTGGAAAAAACGCGGCCAGACTCTGGCAATGAAAACCTGGCGCCTCCGCCTTCAGCAGTCGGATGGCTCGCTGGCTACCGCCAAACAACGTTGGAACCGCTGCCTGATTGCCCCGGTATCCATTGTTTCTGTTGTGGGTTTGTTGTGGTGTCTGTTCGACAAAGAGGGACTCAGTCTTCATGACCGCATCAATGGCACCCGAGTGGTGCTGCTTCCAAAGAAAATAAACTAG
- a CDS encoding S9 family peptidase, whose protein sequence is MKRLITFGCMLMLSIAAQAKELTIERIVASPSLSGASISGLKLSPDGRRATYLKGKADNHRQQDLWAYDIAENRHFLLVDSKQLVVDEQELSEVEKARRERMRITGQGIVEYYWSPDSKALLFPLGGDLYYLPLSGKVRRLTNTEAFETDIRFSPKGNYVSFVRDQNLYVIDLQSGNEQALTVDGGGAISNAMAEFVAQEEMDRMTGYWWAPNEKRIAFTRIDESGVKLVDRYEVKADGAVTVIPQRYPFAGTDNVQIQLGVVSVTDADKKPVWMDLGSEKDIYIARVNWLPDSRTVAYQRQNRAQTELSLFFANAANGRSHTVLTEQSPAWVNLNDDLRFLAREDMFIWASERSGYKHLYLMDFKGNVVAPITAGEWAVEQLVGFDEAEGAVYFTANADGVLEQHLYTAPLHGAPEKMRRLTKEAGWHSISYGCVKEGHECTEALFVDQFSAQDTPPKVALRAEDGSLITWMVENPLDESHPYFPYLDAHVALEFGQLKADDGKTLHYQVMKPKKIKAGKKYPAIVHLYGGPHSQLVKNAWNTQWFNQYLVQQGYVVFTIDNRGTFHRGIEFEAVIKGKLGEAEVADQLAGVDYLRSLPFVDQQRIGVWGWSYGGYMTLMSLFKAPDTFAAGASVAPVTDWLLYDTHYTERYMGIPKQPSDYDKAAVFPYIDNYLASEDPGKLLLVHGMADDNVFFDNSIKLMSQLQSKQVNFELMTYPGKKHGIRGEQTRAHLWKMLFDFFEREVKAKK, encoded by the coding sequence GTGAAGCGATTAATCACCTTCGGCTGCATGTTGATGCTGTCTATAGCCGCACAGGCGAAGGAGTTAACAATTGAGCGTATTGTTGCCAGCCCATCACTGTCTGGTGCCTCAATCTCCGGCTTGAAGCTATCCCCGGATGGACGCCGGGCTACTTACTTGAAAGGCAAAGCAGATAACCACCGTCAACAGGATCTGTGGGCCTACGATATTGCGGAAAATCGACACTTTCTGCTGGTGGACTCTAAGCAGCTGGTTGTGGATGAGCAGGAGTTATCCGAGGTTGAAAAAGCCCGTCGTGAGCGGATGCGAATTACCGGCCAGGGCATTGTCGAGTATTACTGGTCGCCAGATAGCAAAGCACTGCTGTTTCCACTGGGTGGCGACCTCTACTATTTACCGCTGTCGGGTAAAGTGCGTCGTTTAACGAATACCGAGGCCTTTGAAACTGATATCCGTTTTTCACCAAAGGGTAATTACGTTTCCTTCGTTCGCGACCAGAACCTTTATGTCATTGATTTGCAGAGCGGTAATGAGCAGGCTCTGACTGTCGACGGCGGCGGGGCGATTTCTAATGCTATGGCAGAATTTGTCGCCCAGGAAGAGATGGATCGCATGACCGGCTATTGGTGGGCGCCCAACGAAAAGCGCATTGCCTTTACCCGTATTGATGAGTCCGGTGTAAAACTCGTTGATCGCTATGAGGTAAAAGCCGACGGAGCCGTGACGGTAATTCCACAGCGCTACCCTTTTGCCGGTACTGACAATGTGCAGATTCAACTGGGAGTTGTGTCAGTAACGGATGCCGATAAAAAACCGGTGTGGATGGATCTTGGCAGCGAGAAGGATATTTATATCGCTCGTGTTAACTGGCTGCCGGATAGTCGAACTGTCGCCTATCAGCGCCAAAACCGCGCGCAAACAGAACTGTCACTGTTCTTTGCCAACGCTGCTAACGGGCGGTCTCACACTGTACTCACAGAGCAATCTCCTGCCTGGGTTAACCTGAACGATGACCTGCGCTTTCTTGCTCGTGAAGATATGTTTATCTGGGCCTCCGAGCGCAGTGGCTATAAACATCTGTATCTGATGGACTTTAAAGGCAATGTGGTTGCACCGATCACCGCCGGTGAATGGGCGGTTGAGCAATTGGTGGGCTTCGATGAGGCCGAAGGCGCGGTTTACTTTACCGCCAATGCAGACGGTGTGTTGGAGCAACACCTGTATACAGCGCCTCTCCATGGTGCACCCGAAAAAATGCGCCGTTTAACCAAAGAAGCGGGATGGCACTCAATCAGTTACGGCTGTGTCAAAGAGGGTCATGAATGCACTGAGGCACTGTTTGTCGATCAGTTTTCCGCGCAGGATACCCCGCCCAAAGTTGCGTTGCGTGCTGAGGATGGCTCACTGATCACCTGGATGGTGGAGAACCCGCTTGATGAGAGTCATCCCTATTTCCCATATCTGGATGCTCATGTCGCCCTGGAGTTTGGCCAGCTAAAAGCTGACGATGGCAAAACCCTGCACTATCAGGTGATGAAGCCTAAAAAGATAAAAGCCGGTAAAAAATATCCGGCAATAGTGCATCTGTATGGTGGCCCACATAGCCAGTTGGTTAAAAATGCCTGGAATACCCAGTGGTTTAATCAGTATCTGGTGCAACAGGGGTATGTGGTATTCACAATCGATAACCGTGGCACATTCCATCGTGGTATCGAGTTCGAGGCGGTAATCAAGGGCAAGCTGGGAGAAGCTGAAGTGGCTGACCAGTTGGCCGGTGTGGATTACCTTAGGTCACTCCCCTTTGTGGATCAGCAACGTATAGGCGTGTGGGGGTGGTCTTACGGTGGATATATGACCCTGATGAGCCTGTTTAAGGCGCCAGATACTTTTGCTGCCGGTGCCTCTGTTGCCCCGGTAACGGACTGGTTGTTGTACGACACTCACTACACTGAGCGCTATATGGGGATTCCCAAGCAGCCTTCAGATTATGACAAGGCTGCTGTATTCCCCTATATCGATAACTATCTGGCCAGTGAAGATCCCGGCAAGTTGCTGTTGGTTCACGGAATGGCAGACGACAATGTGTTCTTTGATAACAGCATCAAGTTAATGAGTCAGCTTCAGAGCAAACAGGTGAATTTTGAACTGATGACTTACCCGGGCAAAAAGCATGGCATTCGTGGTGAGCAGACCAGGGCGCATCTTTGGAAGATGTTGTTTGATTTCTTTGAGCGGGAAGTTAAAGCCAAGAAGTAA
- a CDS encoding GGDEF domain-containing protein yields MNKNAEVTRITSSRHRGNLKIAKLSAPKPPALTERDLLGVHQLWQRSLDPHELLSRLQEEVARFVPFDSFSYQNSEANLSVICGNDQTHRCSYQLNLEKQPLGELAITRSKRFSEDEMYTLERLVGTWIYSFRNSINYQSAIRHAYTDTLTGLLNRNALENLFPKEIQSATRDRNELSVLLIDVDSFKQINDRFGHAIGDQVLRHVANVIVTTIRRSDMVFRQGGEEFAILLPGTDLEGAECVGDKIRRATESTIFDLQGLHIPITISVGATGMQSGDTTADLIDKADRAMYSAKAAGRNCLRTA; encoded by the coding sequence ATGAATAAGAATGCCGAGGTAACCAGGATTACGTCCAGCCGACACCGTGGCAACCTGAAGATCGCCAAACTCTCGGCGCCGAAACCGCCAGCCCTGACCGAGCGCGATTTATTGGGAGTGCATCAGCTGTGGCAGCGTAGTCTTGATCCCCATGAGTTGCTGAGTCGCTTGCAGGAAGAGGTGGCCAGATTTGTACCATTTGATAGCTTTTCCTATCAAAACAGCGAAGCCAACCTGAGCGTAATCTGTGGGAATGACCAGACCCACAGATGCTCCTATCAGTTGAATTTGGAGAAACAACCTCTGGGAGAACTAGCCATCACTCGCAGCAAGCGTTTTTCTGAAGATGAGATGTACACTCTGGAACGCCTGGTTGGCACCTGGATATACAGTTTTCGTAACAGCATTAATTATCAGAGTGCAATCCGCCACGCATACACTGACACCTTAACCGGACTACTCAACCGAAATGCCCTGGAAAACCTCTTTCCAAAAGAGATTCAAAGTGCCACTCGCGACCGGAATGAGCTCTCCGTGCTGCTGATAGATGTCGACAGCTTCAAACAAATCAATGATCGCTTTGGTCACGCCATTGGTGATCAGGTACTTCGTCATGTGGCCAATGTGATTGTGACTACCATTCGTCGTTCAGATATGGTGTTTCGCCAGGGCGGTGAAGAGTTTGCAATCCTTCTTCCCGGCACGGATCTGGAAGGTGCCGAGTGTGTCGGCGACAAAATTCGCCGCGCAACAGAATCCACCATTTTTGATCTTCAGGGTCTTCACATACCTATCACCATTAGTGTCGGCGCGACTGGCATGCAATCCGGGGATACTACGGCTGACCTGATTGATAAGGCAGACCGGGCGATGTACAGCGCCAAAGCCGCAGGCCGCAATTGCCTGAGAACGGCCTGA